The Solanum pennellii chromosome 4, SPENNV200 genomic interval CCACACTAGTGACGAAGAGTTCTCATTTCTCTTCTTCTGCAAGCATCCAAACAGATTTTCTCAAGGACATGAAATCCCAATAGCTATagtagagaaaaataaaaaccattTAGTTAACCATTTTCAGTTTATACTAGACAAAAGTAGGTTAATCTAACCTGTACACAGATGACATGATAGTCCCACAGAATAACTCCCTCTGCTCGCTGGCTAGCCTTCTGATGCCACAGAGGAATCTGAAagcatataattattaattaacatCCCCAAAAACATTATGCTAGGTACAACTTAACTGTCAGCCATTCTGTCGCTCTCCTTATTCAAACAACTAAGTTAGAAAGCCATTATACACTAGAAACGGACTCATAGTATTGAATCGATTTAGTTTCGAAGACTGTTCACGTCCAATTTATCTTTAACTTATTTAAGTGTCCTGGACCATCTTCAGATCCATTCAAACATGAACTTCCCTTCATCCTTTTACTTTGCTGTATTGGGGACAGGGAGATAAAACTGAACTGATTAATGTATTACAAAGAATTATCAAATGGTAGACAAAATTTGAAAGATTAAGTTCTAAACGTTAGTACATCCCATTTGCAAACAAAGGCTTGCAGTTCACATTATTTTGTTATCCATCAAACCATTTGTTAGTTTAACGCAATACATTACCATTACTAGTAGAGGAACAGATCTTATACAACTATCATTTTCATTGAGATGAAGTATCAATGCAGTGAATGAACTTCTTAAGACAGTAAGAAGTAACCAAAGGAAGAGCAAAGAGTAGTTGCCTGCTTCTTCTCATtggaaatgaaaataacaaACAGATCAGAACCATCAGGATCTGCCAGTCCGTCATCACATAGCTTTTTGCATAGCAGGTAGATGTTTTCCTCACTGTAATAGAAAGTAAATACAGAAAGCAAACAGAAGAATACTTATTGTTAGTGCAAGTAATTTTtctcaatcaatcaactatGCCTCAAATCAAGATCAATCCGAGTCAATTATATGAACCCTCTATATATTCAGTAAGCAAGCTTAATGTGAATGGCAATTAAAAACAGACATGTCAAATTTGAAAAGGGAAGTACTTAAGTTGAATAATTCTACATAAATAGATTCGAAGGATTTcaaatgttcccttttctttatGAACATTTATCTTTAGGACAGGCGAAGAATTTCTGCAGGAATATGCTCATAGAGATACTCCAAGTTAAAGAAACAACAAGATCTTTCTTTTGTCCCTTCCAGGCGATCCCAAAATAAAGAAATGGTTAATATATTCAAGATAATATAGGACACATAGATAAGgttcaaggagattgttactataAAACCTAACTTGCTTGACGTGGGGGGTTTCCATATCATAACACAACACATATATTGGAAATTCAGACTTGCTAAACGTGGGGAAACCAATGTGGGGAGCCgaacttactaaacgtgaggcCCGCATCTTATTTACATGCCCTTTAGGTGCTAAACATATATTCCCTTGCGTAATCATCTTTAGTCATCACATAAGTTCACATTAGCCTTTACTAGACTCTTATGTaaacatattattaaaatagCTCATAGctattcataagtgagaacaatcctttcacttaGAAACAATAGCAAGTGAGTAACATTACATATTTACAAAATACCGTCTCAATCATCCTATTTCATCATTTCCGGGATGTGATATGGTTCCAAaggatgaactagatatggataGTTCCAATAAGATTTCATTCTTgaacaaaaatcaattttttgttaCAGGGGAGGATACACGTTACACTATGATTTTGAATCAGAAGAAAGTTTTCAATATCTATTCACTCTATTAATAACAGAGCCGGATCAGGTGTATTATACAGGATTTGCCTTTTCTATCAATTCCTGCAGATTGGATAAAAACAATTCTTGAGTGAGGTAAAGGATGAATAGAAAAAGAAATCTTTGTTGGTTCTACCTCCTACTTTTAGGAAGAGAATGAATATATTTCGCAAAGGATTAGAAAATGGGTTTGGATCTCCTACACGAAGGATTTGAAGATCCAAAACCAAAATAGTGGTACTTGGTGGCAACTACATAATGAAGGCAATCACTCAACATAGATTGATCCGAAATTTGATACAAATCCAATATATTACCTATGGGTACATACGAAATATATTGAACCGATTCTTTTTATTATAGTTCTGATCGCAACTTCGAATATGGAATTCAAAAGAtcaataaggaaaaaaatactATGAATCATAGATTGCcaagttctttttctttttactcaTTCAGTATTGCTTTtaccaaataattaattaacaagttCCAAATTCATATCTTGAATTCTCGTTAGATGAGTTAAGTTCAAAATTACCAGATATTtgtaaaaatcatgaaatcacttAATAAAGCTCTCCCTTTCCCCGAACAAAAGCCATCAGCTAAATCAGTTCAGCCTACAAAAGTAACACCATACTGAAGCAAACTAAGGCTAAATCCTTTAATTAATTGacatttaccaaaaaaaaattggctcAACTACAAACTCCACAAACTTTTTTTGTACAAAATGGCGCCCATACAATCTTTCCTGCACCAAATTTCATGTATATTTTCATACTACATAACAAAAGAGTATGTTGTGGAGCATTGTCTTGCTTTTCGACGGGTTTAGGCTTGGCGGTGTCTATTGTAGTACTAATTGTAAGCTTGTAGTTGCTTGCTTTTGATATCTATCATCAACGGTTGTTTATTGTGTTTTGCTTATCGCACTATCCTATTGTTGTTACTGTTCTTTTCTTGTATGCTCCGCactactttcctttttagttgcCATGTTTTCTTCcctatagttttttttctttccataaataatttgaattgcTACACTTGAGCATAGGGTCTTTCAAAAGCAACATCTCTACCTACACGAGGTAGGAGTAAGGACTGGTACACTCTATCCTCcctagaccccacttgtgggatttcatACGGTATGTTGTAGTGATTGTGGATCTAAAACTGGTCAGCTGTAGAATTCGCTTAAATTATGTCTTTAAACGAAAAGGGTATCAGCATTTGTACATCAGATTTCATAATCAAACAGTAATCACCAACTATGTCCCACCTCCTCCCCCACACCTCTCTCCAAATAACAGTAGTCACCAGCTATGTCTGTATTTCAAGAATGCATTTACACATCCCCACCCCAAAACAAATATCCCTTCCCTGCCACATCGAGAAATAGAACTCACTAATCCTCAGTCAAAGGGTCGAGAAACTCAACGGAACAACTTGGAGCTGACACTACTTTTTGCACTATTACAGACATGAAAATAATGGTCAAAATCTGATTCAATTGACAACTGCCCCAACCGGAAATAGGACTGACTACCAATTCCAAAGGTACTGGTGTTACACATCAGTAATCACCAGCTATGTCTGTATTTCAAGAACGCATTTTTAAACAGCACCACCCACCTCCCTCCCAAAGAACAATAATTACCAGTTGTGTCTGTATTTCAAGAACGCATTTTTACACACACCCACGGCCCCACCCCCACCGCCCAATCACCAGCAATGTCTGTATTTCAAGAATGCATTTTTACACACACACACCTCCCCCCACCTCACGCCACCCCACCCCAAACAACAGTAATCACCAGCTGTGTCTGTATTTCAAGAATGCATTTTTACACGCCCCACCCCTAAAAAAGGCaaaaaaacacacacacacacagtaccaattctaacttaattaggtCTTCAAATGAAACGGGTATCCTCAATCATGCATCAAATTTCATAAACAAACAGTAATCATCATCAGCTATGTCTATCATTCAAGAATCTATACACACACATACCCCTCCACCCCCAAAAAAGCACACACAGAGAGAGAATGTACCAATAATAAGGGGTATGATGAAAGGTTGGAACTTGCAGAGAAGGAACTGTAGCTGAAGACCTCACTTCCAATTCCAAATTTGAagacattttttcttttaaaaagtttaattctGCAATTCTGCCCTTCTTGTTTATACTGTATTTTGAGTTTTCACACAAGTACTCAAACGACATCGTGGCTGGCATCcacttctttaatatttttattttatgggACTCAAACTCGATCATCGGATTACACTAGTTAAGTTAGTGTAGGTCAAAAATCACCTAAcacattttgattttttgagcTTTTACATAAACTATCACGTGAGTGAGTTTTATACCtattatcaaaattcaaatagtGAATATATTAGGTAGGAAAAAAACGTAACCAATAGCTGAAGTTTCAAATACATTTTGATCAATAGTCGATAATAattcaaatcaatataaaactcaaaaaaattgaaatattttaaactctATTTAGTTTATTTATACCTTTACAAATAGCAATATCATCTTATATTTGTTTTGGTATTTACAAAGCTATTACATTAATGACTCCTTGTGTTGGGAAAGTATATCTAAATTTACccctctaatttttttttagtatgaTTAGAAAATATCCTTATATGGACTCCATTAGGAGTTAGAggaaaaaatgagattttttttccttctaaaagatggattttttgaaatataaatgaatcgagttatattgttataatattcgaataaaatgtatttttatcttTGAATCAAATAAGCCAAAAAGATGGAATAtagataattttaattataacttCATAATTATTATCCTAATAAAAATCTCAAGATAATTCGATTTTGAACCAAATATTAATGAAAGggaaatttattcaattttagatATTAGAGGAGCACTAAAGTACATTATTTGATAATATAGGGGCTGTTTGGTTACTGGTAGGGCTGGCAAGGGGACGGGGAAAGGGACTGGGGGACGGGACGAAGGGGGACGGGACGAGACGGGGGACGGGAAGAGGGGATTTGACAGGGGACCGGGATTGGCGGGACAAAAATAGGTCCCATCGCGTCCCACTATATATACGGGATGGCATGGGATTTGGGGGGACGGGACGGGACGGGACGGGATGGCATGGGACGGgggattcttttttttaaatatttatatatttttattgaaattatacgtctttagctaataaattttaaatttaatttttgattttcaaatatcaaaataaattttcaaatttaaagtttcaattttcaaatttcaagattcatgtttcaaatttcaagtttcaactttaaagttttaaatttcaaatttgagaagtttaaatttgtaatttaaatattttaaagtaatgtaaattgtaaactttaaattaagtattttaaaattagtttagtattttagtatatatatttaattgtatatattaaaattaaaatgcaaaacaataattgtataaaaaaacttgaacaaaagttaaaaccttcaaatttattcaatagaacttagaagttacaacttataattaacaaatattagtggAGTAACTAATCTACGCAGCCACCTtttaggaagggttctgtttcaataagttctcatacgtaaaactaatatttgttacagatattagatgagtaactaattttacgcagccaccttctaggaagggttctgtttcaattagttctcgaatgtaatctaaaaatatctgttttctcctttaaaatttaattataattgtcGCATCATATCGATGGTGATATCCTCCGGTGTTGGCAAACTTGTTAGAAATTCTTGTGCCTCTAATTCATCATCGCTGCATTCAATTTGTGTTTTGATCCAACTTGCttgttttttacttaactttggCAAGTTGTTATTCCTCCTTTCGGCATTGCACCAGTCTCTAAATAAAACTGTTGTTTCCAAACTGTCTTCCGCCAATGAATGTCTATGATCACCAATTTGAAACCTTGCCGCACTGAAAGCAGCCTCCGATGCAACTGATGAAGCTTGAATAGCTAGAACATCACGAACCATTTTGCTCAAAGTTGAAAATGCATCGCTTCGCCTGTCCCACCATCCTAATAAATCTTCATTGCCATCTTTGATTTCCAATGATTCTAAAGATTGATTaagatattcttcaaaatcatcacgATTAGTAGAATTAAGACCAAGAAAACCTCGCATATAACATGAAATTGGAACTGACGAATCAATCTCGACATTAGAAGTTCGACCAACTTCTCCTTGAAATTTTTCAgtagttctatatttttcatacaaaaattttgcttctacttttatgctaGACTTACACGCTTGACAATTTGGAATTTCTTCCGGTAAAATTTCATAAGTTTGATAAAAAGTGTCGACAAGGCCTTGCACACCTTGTAATTTATAAGCAGGATGAAGTAAAGTAGCCGTTAAAAAAACTNNNNNNNNNNNNNNNNNNNNNNNNNNNNNNNNNNNNNNNNNNNNNN includes:
- the LOC107016151 gene encoding protein N-terminal glutamine amidohydrolase isoform X2, which translates into the protein MPATMSFEYLCENSKYSINKKGRIAELNFLKEKMSSNLELEVRSSATVPSLQVPTFHHTPYYCEENIYLLCKKLCDDGLADPDGSDLFVIFISNEKKQIPLWHQKASQRAEGVILWDYHVICVQKKRNENSSSLVWDLDSSLPFPSSLGTYVADSIRPSIQIFSEFKRFFRVVHAPIFLRHFASDRRHMKDSAGNWTADPPSYEAIVAEGKCRK
- the LOC107016151 gene encoding protein N-terminal glutamine amidohydrolase isoform X1 → MPATMSFEYLCENSKYSINKKGRIAELNFLKEKMSSNLELEVRSSATVPSLQVPTFHHTPYYCEENIYLLCKKLCDDGLADPDGSDLFVIFISNEKKQIPLWHQKASQRAEGVILWDYHVICVQKKRNENSSSLVWDLDSSLPFPSSLGTYVADSIRPSIQIFSEFKRFFRVVHAPIFLRHFASDRRHMKDSAGNWTADPPSYEAIVAEDGAVHNLNEYITVSPDDVVKNVEADTVNVVLSEKLGVVISEDDLLGFFSLIS